The sequence below is a genomic window from Bacillota bacterium.
GGCCGAACCTGAAAAAGCCGGCAGACTTACCGCCGGCTTTCCCGTCAAGCGTTCCAATATCCGATCGCAAGCTTCGGAGGAGTAATACACAACTCAGGATGAAGACAGCTCCGTCCTCTAGAATCCCAAGTAGAACATGTACAGACCAATGCAGAGGATTAAGGTGCCCATCACTCCCCGTAGGATCCCACTAACCCGACCGTATTGCTGGCTTTGGGAAAGCTTCCGCACAACCCCCACGGAGGTCCCCGCCACCAAAGCCAAGGTGCCATGACCAAGGGAGTATAGCAACAACAGGAAAGCTCCCCAGAGGATCCTTCCCTGCCCAGCCACGATACCTAACAGAACCACCAGCACCGGTGTGGCACAGGGAGTGGAAAACAGTCCACCCAGAATTCCTGCCAAGAAGGCACCCAGATATCCCCGTTTACGACTTCTAGCGACCAAATGGGTGGACGGGATGAAATTGTAGATCTCCCACGTCTGCAGTGCCATCAGGACCATCAAGACCCCCAGAAGGAGGTACCACCATTGGTTACTAGCCCCAATTAGATTACCCATTAGGGAGGCAATGACCCCCAAGGTGGTAAAGGTGACAGCAGAGCCAAGCACAAAGACGATGGAAAGCCCCAGTGCTCCCTTCGTCTCCGCACTCCCGGTCCCCCCCACATAGCCGATAATCAAAGGAATACTGGAGAGGGCGCAGGGCGTAAAGGATGTAAAAACACCTGCCACCAAGGCAAAAAGCGGAGCCAGCCAGGTGCTTTCCTGGAGAAGGGAGCTAAGGGTGTCAAGCAATTACTCCACCCCCATATCAGCAAAGATCAGCAGCATCTGTTCTTCGGTCAATGCGCCCTCATGGGCGGTGAAGACATGTTCACCCGTATCCCGGTAGGAATAAAGGATAAAACCAAAGGCTTCTTTCAGTTCTTCGCTGGGAACATAAGGCTTCCCATCCGCGGTATAGAAGAACTGGGTGGGCACCACCCGCACCGGAAAGTCCTTTGCCGCATCGGGATATTTGTCGATTTCTACGTAGAAGACCAAGGCTTTGCCTTGCATCTTTTCGTAGACGCTACGCAGGTGCGGCGCCATCTGTTGACAGGGCATGCACCAAGAAGCACCGAAATCGAGGAGTACGGGTTTCCCGTAGGACAAAATCCTGTCCAGCTCCACATTGGTGAGTTCCAATGGAAGCTGTTCGGTCTCAGCGGTACTTTTCAGCCACCACACTCCCCCAATCATCATGAGAATGATGATGGGCAAGACCACCCGCAGAGTTCTCCGTCCCTTCATTTGCCCTCCCCCTTAATGTTGATAGTGTCATCTATCCCGAACGGACCCTCTGATGGGCCGTTATTCGGTCAGTATTCAACACCTTTCCAAGACTATCGGTGGTAAGGGGCCTTTAACTAGTCATCGCCACTTTCTGTCTCCTGGCGGTTTTCTCTTAGTATATTTAGCAAGAGTTCCTTTGTCAATCCATCTGACTATTGACACCAGTTTTCGGAACATTAATGGTTCTTGTAGAAAACATTACTTTCGTTTTCTCCGGTACAATGGTCTTCACACAGGATCATGGTAGTGACTGACTCCAGAGGGAAGAGTAGGTCGATTGCACCTGCCTGACTTTCGGGAAAAATGAAAGGGCGTAGACCCAGGCGGTGACAAAGGAAACCGTTGCGAATCCATAGCAGTAAGAGACCTCTCCCTGCGTTCTTCGGAGCAGGACCAAAGGGAAAGGTGTGCCAGAGGGAACAAGGAAGAAAAGTACTAAGACACACCTTGCACAAAGGTCAATGTGCCCGTGGGACTGGTCATCTTTCTGGATTGTGAAGTGCTTCACACCTACCCTGTCGGGTCCCTTAGGGCTTGCCAATCAGTACCCTTCCCCACCTTTTTTCAATTCTGGTCCTTCGGGAAACCTAGGTATTATGCCAAGGCCCGCTTGGTAGTCTTTCTCAGAGCAATGAGGATGAGTACCAGGGCCAACATCAAGAGGGCTAGTTTATTCTGCCACAAAAGATTCCGTCCCAACTTGAAGTTGTATTCCGCCAGATGGTACACCGGGCTGAGAAACCAGGGGAACCTCTCCTGGAGGTAATAGACAGGTCCCAGTAAACCAGGGCAATCGCATAGCTTAGCAGCGTATTGTTATACTCCCAGCATCAACAAAAGCCCACAAAGCAGGAGGGTGGAGGGAAAGAGCACGCCAAAGATGTGTATCACGGATAGCGAGGGTAGAACGACGCGCACCCAGAGCGCATATACCGTACAGGTTGACAACAGATAGGTCACCAGACCAGCAAGCTGCTGTTCCCGGAAGCTCCCTTCGCCGCCGGGCCTTTGGTAGATCAACTCCCGCATGTTTCCCGTGTCACCGCCCGGCAACAAACCAGAAAGAGCCACCAAACCTAACAAGGGAAAGAGCAATTCCGAAAAGGCCAAGGTAAAATACTCCCTGACTTATATGGGCTGATCCTTAAGCAGGCCGATGGGGTTTACCAGCAGCACCGCCAGTAGGGTGACGCCGAAAAGCGCGATGATTAACGTTCTCCCCAGGGTGATCTTGATGGCAAGGATCAGCCGACCGGCTACGGGGTGATTAGCAACTTTGAAGGGCTTTGCGTGTCTTCTACCAGTGGAGATTAACCACTTCCCCACCCGTCGCCTTTCCATCACCCAGAAAAGACTAAACAAAAACACCATGGTTAACACCGAACAATAGATCAGTCTGCCCCATACCTGAACATTCCTAAGGGGATGGAGGGGGTTGTCCAGCTCCCGATAGAACCAAAACATGGAGATTGTTGGAATGTTAGTTAACACCAACCCGAGGATCACCAGCTGAAAAAGCCAGCCCTTTGGTTTGGACAACATGGTGGCAACAATATGGACCACCATCACCCAGGCCACAAGGCCGGGCAATAGATTCAGTAACATACTCTGTACAAAAAGCACCGGCCGGGCACAAGCCAATAATCCAACCGGTAAACAGGACTCCCACCAGTACGCCGCCAGTATTTTGAATTCGACCCCCCAAATAGACTTCCTTTTCCTCCCACCCGCTTTTTCGGGGTAGTAAAGCGCGGACGATAGCGGTGGTATGGCTCTTCGTGAACTGTTTTGCCGATAACAGGGCGGAAAGACTTGCGTACCGTATCGGTATACCTGTGACCATCCTAGTTTTTGAAGACGCTATCCTTATCCTGTTCCACCTAGGGACACAGCAACAACGTACGGATGATTCCCCCAAGTTGGAGTGGAGTCTTTCGTGTTTGGGCCGATATGGTTGGATAGTCTGCCCCGCGGACGGGTCTTTCCGAAGGGTCAGAAGGTGCGGGACTGGGACATCCCCGGGAAATACACCCGCGGGATGTCCTGGACGTTGATATTATCACGGAAGTGTAAGGTCCGGAACCTGGGAGCCGACTACAATTCTATTCGACGGCAAAATAGATCCCCGTGACCTTGAATCCACCGTAGTGATCTGGCAAGTTAGCCCGTA
It includes:
- a CDS encoding thioredoxin family protein, whose translation is MKGRRTLRVVLPIIILMMIGGVWWLKSTAETEQLPLELTNVELDRILSYGKPVLLDFGASWCMPCQQMAPHLRSVYEKMQGKALVFYVEIDKYPDAAKDFPVRVVPTQFFYTADGKPYVPSEELKEAFGFILYSYRDTGEHVFTAHEGALTEEQMLLIFADMGVE
- a CDS encoding cytochrome c biogenesis protein CcdA, with product MLDTLSSLLQESTWLAPLFALVAGVFTSFTPCALSSIPLIIGYVGGTGSAETKGALGLSIVFVLGSAVTFTTLGVIASLMGNLIGASNQWWYLLLGVLMVLMALQTWEIYNFIPSTHLVARSRKRGYLGAFLAGILGGLFSTPCATPVLVVLLGIVAGQGRILWGAFLLLLYSLGHGTLALVAGTSVGVVRKLSQSQQYGRVSGILRGVMGTLILCIGLYMFYLGF